In Zingiber officinale cultivar Zhangliang chromosome 11B, Zo_v1.1, whole genome shotgun sequence, a single window of DNA contains:
- the LOC122035029 gene encoding uncharacterized protein LOC122035029, whose amino-acid sequence MEGADDHRRKRRRRRSGEEGALEVALAAAATALFLSGLGKLLPLALSLLAPPPFLLLLLNLVIAAVVAASVSIPPDRKCRGSEKRKNDRKKRWSSAEEGRLGVSVNGDGLTPEEEEGGGDAAEVNARAEAFIAAFRRQLRLDSARRRRERRRRELALR is encoded by the coding sequence ATGGAGGGAGCCGACGATCACCGCCGCAAGCGACGGAGACGGCGGAGCGGAGAGGAAGGCGCGTTGGAGGTGGCGCTGGCTGCGGCGGCGACCGCGCTCTTCCTCTCAGGACTCGGAAAGCTTCTGCCTTTGGCCCTCTCGCTGCTCGCTCCGCCGCCGTTCCTCCTGCTGCTTCTCAACCTCGTCATCGCCGCCGTAGTGGCGGCCTCCGTCTCCATTCCTCCCGATCGAAAGTGCAGGGGAAGCGAGAAGAGGAAGAATGACAGGAAGAAGCGCTGGAGCTCCGCGGAGGAGGGGAGGTTGGGGGTTTCTGTTAATGGCGATGGGTTGACGCcggaagaggaagagggagggggAGACGCGGCGGAGGTGAACGCTCGAGCGGAGGCGTTCATAGCGGCGTTCCGGAGGCAGCTGAGGTTGGACTCAGCAAGGAGAAGGCGGGAGCGCCGTCGCCGCGAATTGGCTCTACGATGA